The following coding sequences lie in one Populus trichocarpa isolate Nisqually-1 chromosome 14, P.trichocarpa_v4.1, whole genome shotgun sequence genomic window:
- the LOC7462031 gene encoding DNA topoisomerase 3-beta isoform X3 has translation MNCLVEPNEYEALAVDARQEIDLKVGVAFTRFQTSFFQGKYGNLDSRVISYGPCQTPTLGFCVQRYLQITTFKPEKFWALRPHVMVDGYELQLEWERHKLFDLDVALMFQKLVLQDRILEVTDMSEKQESKGRPPGLNTVNLLKIASSALGFGPQVTMQLAERLYIQGFISYPRTESTAYPSSFDFKGTLGALANNPMWGDYVQGLLSGGYHKPQSGKDAGDHPPITPMRSANEDMLGRDAWRLYQYVCQHFLGTVSPDCKYTRTKVEFSIGGEFFHCIGLHVTVKGFTSIMPWLAVSEKNLPQFAKGDKIEVSKVELFEGQTVPPDYLSESELISLMEKNGIGTDASISVHINNICERNYVQVQAGRKLVPTALGITLIRGYQCIDPDLCLPDIRGFIEQQITLVAKGEADHSCVVQHVLEQFKRKYSYFVKQIDNMDALFEAQFSPLADSGRAFSKCGKCLRYMKYISSQPSRLYCGTCEEVYYLPQKGTIKLYKELTCPLDNFELLIFAMAGPEGKSFPLCPLCYNSPPFEGIDALFGASKTGSSGMLGKGAGMPCFLCPHPTCRHSLIAQGVCACPECNGTLVLDPISAPKWRLYCNMCNCLVLLPQGAHRISTTREQCPECDSTIIEVDFNKNTTPLEDGATLHVGCILCDNLLHSLVEVKHGKSFFKRAGKWARARGRGAYRGRGRGLGKMDPKMSFRDF, from the exons ATGAACTGCCTAGTTGAACCCAACGAATATGAGGCACTAGCTGTGGATGCTCGGCAAGAGATAGATTTGAAAGTTGGTGTTGCATTCACACGATTTCAAACTAGTTTTTTCCAGGGAAAATATGGCAATCTTGATTCCAGAGTTATCTC ATATGGGCCGTGTCAAACTCCTACCCTTGGGTTTTGTGTACAGAGGTATTTGCAAATTACTACTTTTAAGCCAGAAAAGTTTTGGGCTTTGCGCCCCCACGTAATGGTAGATGGCTATGAACTTCAACTAGAATGGGAACGTCACAAGTTATTTGACTTGGAT GTTGCTTTGATGTTTCAAAAGCTGGTATTACAGGATAGAATATTGGAAGTAACTGATATGTCAGAGAAACAGGAAAGCAAAGGCCGTCCTCCTGGTCTAAACACAGTGAACCTTCTAAAG ATTGCTTCAAGTGCATTAGGCTTCGGACCTCAAGTGACCATGCAGCTGGCTGAACGTCTATATATTCAGGGATTTATCAG TTATCCACGCACAGAGAGCACTGCCTACCCTTCCTCATTTGATTTTAAAGGCACACTTGGTGCACTAGCAAACAATCCAATGTGGGGCGATTATGTCCAGGGACTGCTTTCTGGTGGTTATCATAAGCCTCAGTCTGGAAAAGATGCAGGTGACCATCCTCCTATAACTCCAATGCGGTCAGCAAATGAGGATATGCTTGGAAGAGATGCTTGGAGACTATATCAGTATGTCTGCCAACATTTTCTGGGGACTGTATCTCCAGACTGCAAGTATACAAG GACAAAGGTAGAATTCTCAATTGGTGGAGAGTTCTTCCATTGTATAGGTCTGCATGTTACAGTCAAAGGATTTACATCAATTATGCCATGGTTGGCAGTGAGTGAGAAAAATCTTCCTCAGTTTGCAAAAGgagataaaattgaagtttCTAAAGTTGAGCTATTTGAG GGGCAAACTGTTCCTCCAGATTATCTCAGTGAAAGTGAGCTGATTTCTCTGATGGAGAAGAATGGAATAGGTACAGATGCATCAATATCTGTACATATTAACAACATCTGTGAGCGCAACTATGTTCAG GTACAAGCTGGTAGAAAGTTGGTTCCAACTGCTTTGGGTATCACACTAATAAGAGGCTATCAATGTATTGATCCAGATCTCTGTTTACCAGATATTCGTGGTTTTATTGAGCAGCAGATTACCCTTGTTGCCAAGGGTGAGGCTGATCATTCTTGTGTTGTTCAGCATGTGCTAGAACAATTCAAGCGGAAGTACAGTTACTTTGTTAAGCAG ATTGACAACATGGATGCATTGTTTGAAGCACAGTTCTCCCCACTTGCTGACTCAGGACGTGCTTTTAGCAAATGTGGTAAATGCCTGAGGTACATGAAGTACATTTCTAGCCAGCCATCGCGTTTATATTGTGGTACATGCGAGGAAGTTTATTATCTTCCTCAAAAGGGAACAATCAAG ctgTACAAGGAACTAACATGTCCTTTGGACAACTTTGAGCTGTTGATCTTTGCCATGGCTGGTCCAGAAGGCAAGTCATTCCCTCTTTGTCCTCTCTGCTACAATAGTCCTCCTTTTGAAGGTATAGACGCTCTCTTTGGTGCTTCTAAGACCGGTAGTTCTGGGATGTTGGGGAAGGGGGCCGGCATGCCATGCTTCCTCTGTCCGCATCCGACATGTCGACATTCTTTGATAGCTCAAGGGGTTTGTGCTTGCCCCGAATGCAATGGGACACTTGTTTTGGATCCTATAAGTGCTCCCAAGTGGAGACTTTACTGCAATATGTGCAATTGTCTTGTCTTGCTCCCTCAAGGTGCTCACCGGATTTCCACTACTCGAGAACAATGTCCTGAATGTGACTCAACAATCATAGAAGTGGATTTCAACAAGAATACAACGCCCTTGGAGGATGGAGCAACCCTGCATGTTGGTTGTATTCTTTGTGATAATCTGCTTCATTCTCTCGTCGAGGTGAAGCATGGAAAGTCGTTCTTCAAGCGAGCTGGTAAGTGGGCAAGGGCAAGGGGAAGAGGTGCTTATAGAGGAAGGGGACGGGGTCTTGGGAAAATGGACCCTAAGATGAGCTTTCGGGATTTCTAA